One genomic region from Candidatus Nanosynbacter sp. TM7-074 encodes:
- the greA gene encoding transcription elongation factor GreA, giving the protein MFMKKTYQITEAGKADLEVELAELKGRRGEIAEKIAVARDFGDLSENAEYDAAREEQGLVETRILEIEDILQNAEIIKSSGTSSVGLGSTVELQCPERTVSYTVVGPVEADPLAGRISDQSPIGKELIGKKIGDEVTIKTPKAEITYVVKSIS; this is encoded by the coding sequence ATTTTTATGAAAAAAACTTACCAGATTACCGAAGCTGGAAAAGCTGACTTGGAAGTCGAGTTGGCGGAGTTAAAAGGCAGGCGTGGTGAAATTGCTGAAAAAATTGCGGTAGCGCGAGATTTTGGTGATTTAAGCGAGAACGCAGAATATGACGCTGCGCGTGAAGAGCAGGGCTTGGTGGAGACACGGATTTTAGAGATTGAGGATATTTTGCAGAATGCTGAAATCATTAAATCAAGCGGCACCTCAAGTGTTGGTCTGGGCAGTACAGTTGAATTGCAATGTCCGGAAAGAACCGTGTCCTATACGGTGGTTGGGCCGGTTGAGGCCGATCCGTTGGCGGGAAGAATTTCTGACCAATCACCAATTGGTAAAGAGCTAATTGGTAAGAAAATTGGTGATGAAGTGACGATTAAAACGCCGAAAGCGGAAATCACTTACGTTGTTAAGTCCATCTCTTAA
- a CDS encoding aminoacyl--tRNA ligase-related protein gives MTQLFTRTLKQAPAGEVARNAQLLIRAGYVHKTMAGVYSFLPLGLRVLENIKQIVREEMDKVDSQELTMSTLQRKELWQETGRWSDEVVDVWFKSKLQDGTDVGFGWTHEEPIVDLLRNYLKSYKDLPISVYQFQNKLRNELRAKSGIMRGREFVMKDMYSVHASKEDLDNYYNTVIEAYKRCYDRFGIGDETYVTFASGGAFTKFSHEFQTICDAGEDYIYLHRAKNIAVNEEVLDEAVAELGVDRSELEKVKTAEVGNIFNFGTQKSEEMKLVFTDADGKEQYAYMGSYGIGITRVMGVIVEKFADEKGLVWPENIAPFKVHIVAIGEKGKELAGKLYGELADSGVDVLLDDRDERPGVKFADAELMGLPWRITIGDRAIDGDGLFELTERVTGETKKMNYQQLLEFCLSR, from the coding sequence ATGACACAACTTTTTACCAGAACTTTGAAGCAGGCGCCAGCAGGTGAGGTGGCTCGTAACGCTCAGCTGCTAATCCGTGCTGGTTATGTGCATAAGACGATGGCAGGCGTCTATTCTTTCTTGCCGCTTGGCCTGCGGGTGCTTGAGAATATTAAGCAGATTGTTCGTGAGGAAATGGATAAGGTTGATAGCCAAGAGCTAACAATGAGCACTTTGCAGCGTAAAGAGTTATGGCAGGAAACCGGTCGTTGGAGCGATGAAGTTGTTGACGTCTGGTTCAAGTCTAAATTGCAAGACGGCACCGATGTCGGTTTTGGCTGGACACATGAAGAGCCGATTGTTGATTTATTGCGTAATTATCTAAAAAGCTACAAAGATTTGCCAATTAGTGTTTATCAATTTCAGAACAAATTGCGTAACGAGCTGCGCGCCAAGAGCGGAATTATGCGTGGTCGTGAATTTGTCATGAAGGATATGTACTCGGTGCATGCTAGCAAAGAGGACCTAGATAATTACTATAATACCGTCATTGAGGCGTATAAGCGCTGTTATGATCGTTTTGGTATCGGTGATGAGACATATGTGACTTTTGCTTCTGGCGGTGCCTTTACTAAATTTAGTCACGAGTTCCAGACGATTTGTGATGCTGGTGAGGACTATATTTATTTACATCGTGCTAAAAATATTGCGGTGAATGAAGAAGTCTTGGATGAGGCGGTTGCGGAGCTTGGCGTTGACCGTAGTGAGTTGGAAAAAGTGAAGACAGCTGAGGTTGGCAATATCTTTAACTTTGGTACACAGAAATCAGAGGAGATGAAGCTGGTGTTCACTGATGCTGATGGCAAAGAGCAGTATGCATATATGGGTAGCTATGGTATCGGCATTACGCGAGTGATGGGGGTGATTGTTGAGAAATTTGCTGATGAGAAAGGGCTAGTTTGGCCAGAAAATATTGCGCCGTTTAAGGTCCATATTGTCGCAATCGGTGAAAAGGGCAAAGAGCTAGCGGGTAAGCTTTATGGTGAACTAGCGGATAGTGGCGTGGATGTATTGCTTGATGATCGTGATGAGCGGCCGGGCGTGAAATTTGCTGATGCAGAATTAATGGGTCTACCGTGGCGGATTACGATTGGTGATCGGGCAATTGATGGCGATGGATTATTTGAATTAACTGAGCGAGTAACTGGCGAGACGAAAAAGATGAACTATCAGCAACTACTTGAGTTTTGTCTAAGTCGTTAA
- a CDS encoding lysine--tRNA ligase, which produces MATLQDYRNERLRKLETLRELGVDPYPARSERTHGCGEVLAHYDELAGREVVVAGRIASIRSFGKLAFIKLRDQSGEVQLYLQRDDVAELDASRGVLGMKQLKLLDTGDFVEARGVMTTTQTGEKSVGVRELRLLTKSLRPMPEKLENKEERFRRRYVDMNVNPEVRKRFVRRSKFWQATRDYLNQHGFTEVNVPVLEHTTGGADANPFVTHMDALDDQQFYLRISHELPLKRLIGAGFEKVYDLGPRFRNENYSDEHLPEHIAMEWYAAYWDWKQGIRFMEAMYKDVLQKTFGTLQFQLGKFNVDMSGEWEVWDYAEVIQKRYGIDVYNTTIDEVAAKLKEHGLEVEKTDSIPRSIDKLWKNIRKDVAGPVWLVNTPKFISPLSKTNPENPQTVERFQPVIAGSELGNGFSELNDPIDQLNRFVEQQQMRDAGDEEAMMLDIDFVEMLEYGMPPACGWGYSERVFWIFEGVTAREGVPFPQLRSDIDETTRAIYPQVKL; this is translated from the coding sequence ATGGCTACACTGCAAGATTATCGAAATGAACGGTTACGAAAATTAGAAACCCTGCGTGAACTAGGCGTTGATCCGTATCCAGCGCGGTCGGAGCGGACGCATGGCTGCGGCGAGGTTTTAGCGCATTATGATGAGCTGGCAGGCCGGGAAGTGGTCGTGGCAGGTCGCATCGCTTCAATCCGCAGTTTTGGTAAGCTGGCGTTCATCAAACTGCGCGATCAGTCTGGTGAGGTGCAGTTATATTTGCAGCGCGATGACGTGGCGGAATTGGACGCTAGCCGCGGCGTATTGGGCATGAAACAGCTGAAACTTTTGGATACGGGTGATTTTGTCGAGGCGCGCGGAGTAATGACGACAACACAGACTGGCGAAAAGTCGGTTGGCGTGCGTGAGCTAAGGCTACTAACCAAGTCGCTCAGACCGATGCCTGAAAAGTTGGAGAACAAAGAAGAGCGTTTTCGCCGCCGCTACGTTGACATGAACGTCAATCCAGAGGTGCGCAAGCGGTTTGTTCGCCGCAGCAAGTTTTGGCAGGCGACGCGCGATTATCTGAATCAGCACGGCTTTACCGAGGTTAATGTGCCAGTATTGGAGCATACGACTGGCGGCGCTGACGCTAATCCATTTGTGACCCATATGGACGCGCTGGACGACCAGCAGTTTTACTTGCGCATTTCTCACGAGTTGCCGCTGAAGCGCCTGATCGGTGCTGGGTTTGAGAAGGTGTATGATCTCGGGCCGCGTTTCCGCAATGAGAATTATTCCGATGAGCACTTGCCAGAACACATTGCCATGGAGTGGTATGCTGCGTATTGGGATTGGAAGCAGGGTATACGCTTTATGGAGGCGATGTATAAAGACGTACTTCAAAAGACGTTTGGTACGCTGCAATTTCAGCTAGGTAAATTTAATGTTGACATGAGCGGCGAATGGGAAGTCTGGGATTATGCCGAGGTGATTCAAAAGCGTTATGGAATTGATGTATATAATACAACGATTGACGAGGTGGCCGCCAAGTTGAAGGAGCATGGTTTAGAGGTTGAAAAGACTGATTCCATTCCGCGCAGTATCGATAAATTATGGAAGAATATTCGTAAAGATGTAGCGGGGCCGGTGTGGTTGGTGAATACGCCGAAGTTTATCAGTCCGCTGTCTAAGACTAACCCCGAGAATCCGCAGACGGTGGAGCGTTTCCAGCCAGTAATCGCTGGGTCGGAGCTGGGCAATGGCTTCTCTGAGCTGAATGACCCGATTGATCAGTTGAATCGTTTTGTTGAGCAGCAACAGATGCGCGATGCTGGAGACGAAGAAGCGATGATGCTGGATATCGACTTTGTGGAGATGCTGGAGTACGGTATGCCGCCAGCTTGTGGCTGGGGATACTCTGAGCGGGTATTTTGGATTTTTGAAGGCGTAACGGCGCGTGAGGGCGTGCCATTCCCACAGCTAAGAAGTGACATCGACGAGACGACGCGGGCGATCTATCCGCAGGTGAAGTTGTAA
- a CDS encoding lysostaphin resistance A-like protein translates to MLGSFYKKLKGRKWWLLVALPIWVYGAFLIVELIISLLINQLVGLGVPLKSINPVIFNTAISVFIYGISLAVVIGVPIYIKKRRTSLQDLGVNDWPTFLEIFISPLAFVAYFLLTIVTMSIASGVFSVDMQQRQEIPFSQSILASHWQLLMAFTVMVVLGPIVEELLYRGYLYGKLRNSFSIWLSVLMTSITFGLAHLWVGPSAPLQWAVAVDTFTLSLVMCAAREYTGAIWVPMMMHMMKNGIAFYFLFINTNAVDQIGALLPFI, encoded by the coding sequence ATGTTGGGAAGCTTTTATAAGAAATTAAAAGGCCGAAAGTGGTGGCTATTGGTGGCACTGCCAATTTGGGTTTATGGGGCGTTCTTAATAGTGGAACTAATTATTTCGCTTCTGATTAATCAGCTAGTCGGGCTTGGTGTTCCTCTAAAATCGATAAACCCAGTTATTTTTAATACTGCGATTTCAGTTTTTATTTATGGTATATCATTGGCTGTAGTTATTGGTGTACCAATATACATTAAAAAACGGCGAACGTCTCTTCAGGATTTAGGGGTAAATGACTGGCCGACGTTTCTGGAGATATTTATTTCACCATTGGCTTTTGTGGCTTATTTTCTCTTGACGATAGTCACGATGAGTATCGCTAGTGGCGTTTTCTCGGTTGATATGCAGCAGCGACAGGAGATACCGTTTAGCCAGAGCATACTTGCGTCGCACTGGCAGCTCTTAATGGCATTTACGGTAATGGTAGTATTGGGTCCGATTGTTGAGGAATTGTTATATCGTGGGTATCTTTACGGTAAACTACGCAATTCATTTTCAATTTGGTTGTCGGTTCTTATGACGAGCATAACGTTTGGTTTGGCGCATCTTTGGGTTGGCCCGAGCGCGCCTTTGCAGTGGGCGGTGGCAGTTGACACATTTACTTTAAGTTTGGTCATGTGTGCCGCCAGGGAGTATACTGGGGCAATTTGGGTGCCGATGATGATGCATATGATGAAAAACGGTATAGCTTTTTATTTTCTGTTTATCAATACAAACGCCGTCGACCAAATAGGTGCTTTATTGCCATTTATATAA